In Pseudonocardia sp. DSM 110487, the sequence CCCGCTGCGGTGAGCAGGGTGCGCACGCGGTCCGGGTCGCCGAGTGCGAACGGGCCGGGGCCGTCGGGCGGCGGCAGCGGGCCCGGGACCGCACTGCGGAACGCGGTGAACCAATGGTTCTCGACCATGCCCTGCCACACCAGCAGCACCATGCGGCCTTCCGGCTTCAGGGCGCGGGCGAGGTTCGCGAACGCGGCGACGGGATCGCCGAAGAACATCACGCCGTTGCGGCTGATCACCCGGTCGTACCTGGCCTGGCCGAGATCGGCGACCTGGACGTCGGCCCGCACGAACGAGACGTTCGCGAGGCCATCGGCCGCGGCGCGGCGCCGGGCGATGTCGAGCATCCGCGCGGACAGGTCCACCCCGGTGACGGCGGCCGCGCGTCGCGCCGCCTCGCGCGTGGTGAGCCCGTTGCCGCAGCCGACGTCGAGCACGTGCATGGTGCGCTCGATCGCCGCCGCCTCCAGGAAGGGCTGCATGAAGCGGGCGACACCGGCGTCGAACTGATCGGCGTGGTCGGCCCAGATGTCGCCGGCGGGGCCGTCCCATGCGGTGGCAGCGTCGGCGTTGGACGGGTGGATACCGGTCATCGTCGGGCCGTCGCTTCCATCAGCCGTTCCTCCGCGTCCGGTCCGGCGCCGACCCGCGGCAGCCGCAGCACGAACCACAGGCCGACGAGCCACCAGATCCCGACGATCAGCCACTCCGCGGGCCAGACGAGCGCCGCGGGCATTCCTGGCAGGTAGAGCACGGCCAGCCCGAGGCTCAGCACGACAGCGGCCCAGCCGACGACCGGGCCGGCCGGCACGCGGAACGGCCGCGGCATGTCCGGCTCGCGGCGGCGCAGCACGAGGAACGACACCGACACGAGGAGGAACGCGATCACGATGTTGATCCCGCCCGCGTCGACCAGCCACACCAACATCGGCCTGCCGAACAGCGGGGCGATCACCGACAGGCCGCCGACGACGAGGATCGCGCGGGTGGGCGTGCGGTAGCGCGGGTGCAGGTAGGCGAACCAGCGGGGGAGCATCCCGGACTCGGCCATGGCGTAGATGATCCGGCTCGCGCCGATGAGGAAGCCGTTCCAGCTGGTGAGGATGCCGGCGATGCCGCCGAGGATGAGCAGGGTGCCCATCGCGGGGCTGTCCCACAGCGCGGTCATCCCGTCCGCGGCGGCCAGCTCGGCAGCGGCCAGCTCGGAGTGCGGGAGCGCCGAGCTGACGCTGAGGACGACCACGATGTAGAAGGCCGTTGCCATCAGCACCGAGACGACGAGCAGCTTGCCCACCTGCCGCTGCGGCAGGTTGATCTCCTCGGCCGACTGCGGGATCACGTCGAAGCCGACGAACAGGAACGGGGTGGCGACCAGCACCGAGATGAAGCCGGCCAGCCCGCCGGTGAACCAGGGATCGAAGTGCCGGACCTCGCCGCCGACGAACGTACCGGTGAGCAGAACCAGGCCGACGCCGATCAGGAACACGACGGCGATGGTCTGCGCGATGCTGGCCGGGCGGATCCCGATGTAGTTGATCCACGTGATCACGATGGCGCCCACGATCCCGACCAGTGCCCACGTCGCGTACACGTCGTAGCCCGCCACCGACCACAGCCGCCCGACGAGCATGTCCGGGGCGAGGTAGAGGACGGTCTGCGGTAGCGCGACGGCCTCGAACGCGACCACCGAGACGTATCCGAGCACGATCGCCCACGACGTGACGAACGCCGGCCGTGAGCCCATCGCACGCAACGCGTAGTTGTGCTCGCCTCCCGCCTTCGGCATCGCGGAGACGAGCTCGGCGTATGCCAGCCCGACGAGCGTCATGACGAGGCCGCCGGCGACGAACGCGAGCGCGGCACCGAGGGTGCCTGCGTCCTCCAGCCACCCGCCCACCAGCACGACCCAGCCGAAGCCGATCATCGCGCCGAAACCGACGGCCAGGGTGTCCCAGCGCCCGAGTGCCTTGACGAAACCGATGTCGGTCATGGCGGCTCCTCCCTCTGGAAGGAGCCGATGATCACATCTCCGGGCCGGATGGACCAGACCTATCTGACAACTCGTACGCCGTGGGGCGCAGCTGCGCCTTGCGCACGGCCTCGACGTCCAGCTTCGTGGACCGGTCGAACCGGTAGATGCCGTTGCGCTCCTGCATGAGGTCGGTGAGCTGGGTGTAGCAGTAGCCGAACATCTCCGGGTCGGCGAGCAGGGCACCGGTCAGCCCGGCGAAGCGCTCGTGGAACCCGGCCTCGTCGCGCACCCGCGTGCCGTAGCCCCACGACTCGCCTCGGTTCTCGCCGTCGGCCTCGGCGGCGTCCGGGTCCCACCAGATCCCGCCGAACTCCGACACGAAGTACGGCTGCCCGGCGTACGGCAGCGAGATCGGGTGGCCGTCGTGCCGGTTGACGTACGGCTGCCCGCCCGCGAGGCCGCCGACCTGCTCGGCGAACCGCGCCGGGTCCTGCTCGTAGTCGTGCGAGTCGTAGACGTCGGTCTCCGGCACCCGGTGCGAGTAGCCGGAGGCGTCCAGTGCCGGCCGCGTCGGGTCGGCGAGCTTCGTGGCGAGGAACATCGCCCGCGTCACGTCGTCGAGCACCGTGATCCGGTCGTGCAGCACCTGCCACGTCTCGTTGAGCGGGCACCATCCGACGATCGCGGGGTGGTTGTGGTCTCGCGCCAGCACCTCGAGCCACTGCGTCACGAACGACGCGGTGGGCAGCTGCTCGTCCCCGACCCGCGCGCCCCAGTCGCCGAACTCGCCCCAGACGAGGTAGCCGAGCCGGTCGGCGTGGTAGAGGAATCGCTCCTCGAACACCTTCTGGTGCAGCCGCGCCCCGTTGAAGCCCGCTGCCATCGCGAGCTCGATGTCGCGCACGAGCGCATCGTCGCTCGGGGCGGTCATCAGGGTCTCCGGCCAGTAGCCCTGGTCGAGGACGAGCCGCTGGAAGACCGGCCTGCCGTTGAGGCGCAGCGCGCGGCCGTCGATCGCCACCGAGCGGATCCCGGCGTAGCTCGTGACGTCGTCCACGGTGCCGCCCACGGCGTCGACCAACATCACCCGCAGGTCGTACAGGTGCGGGTCCTCCGGCGACCATGGCCGCAGCCGGTTCTTCGGGATCGTGAGCTGCACGGCCGGGGTGAGGTCGAGGTCGGCGCGCGCCTCCGCGCGCGCGACCGGCCCGTCCGCGTCGGCGAGCTCGGCGACGATCCGGTGACCCGGCCGGTTGGCGGTGACCGGCGCCTCGACGGAGAGGGTGCCCGCCGCGAGGTTCGGGGTGACCCGTACGCGGCGGACGTGCACCTCGGGCACCGCCTCCAACCAGACCGTCTGCCAGATCCCGGTGGTGCGCGTGTAGTGGCAGCCCGCGTTGGCGTGCTCCGTGGACTGCTTGCCGCGGGCCTGCGGGCCGTGGCGGGTGTCGCGGGCCCGCACCACGATCCGGACCCGCTCACCCGCGCGGACGCCGAGGTCGGCGGTGAACGGTGTGAAGCCGCCGCGGTGGCGGGCGACCTCGGCGCCGTCCACCCAGACGGTGGCGTCGTGGTCGACGGCCCCGAAGTGCAGCAGCACCCGCGAGCGCGCCCACTCGGCCGGGATCTCGACGGTCCGCGCGTACCAGACCGCCTCCAGGAAGTCCGTGACGTGCACGCCTGAGGCCTGCGACTCCGGCGCGAACGGCACGGTGATCGTGCCCGTCAGCCGGCGGTCCCGCAGCCCTCGCTCCAGCCCGGAGTCGCCCTGGTCGATCTCGAACTCCCACTGGCCGTTGAGGTTGCGCCAGCCCGGGCGTACGCAGGTCGGGCGCGGGTGCTCGGGGCGAGGTACCTCGGTCACGTGCTCGTGCTCCTCCTATCTACATCTCCGCGAGACGACGTTCCAGGAACCGCCGTTCCACGCCGGTCGTGGTGAGGTCGAGCGCCCGACGGTAGGCGGTGCGGGCGGCGGGCAGGTCACCGAGGCGGCGCAGCAGCTCGGCACGGGTGGAGTGCAGGTAGCGGTATCCGTCGAGATCGGCTGCTATCGCCTCGACGACCGTCAGCGCTGCGCGTGGACCGGAGGTCTCCGCAACGGCGACGGCACGGTTGAGCTCGACGACGGCGGAGCCGGTGAGCTCCCCGAGGGCGGCGTAGCGCTCGGCCACGGCCTGCCAGTCGATCGGGTCCTCGGTCTGCAGGGCTGCGATCGCGGCCTGCAGGGCGTACGGGCCGCCGGTGCCGGGCAGAAGGGCGCGCCCCTCCGCGATCTGCGCCGCGTTCCAGCGGGAGCGGTCCTGGTCCGGCAGCAGGACGAGCTCGCCGTCCCGGGTTCGGGCGTCGCGACGGGCGTCGTGCAGCAGCATCAGGGCGAGCAGGGCTCTCGGCTCCGGCTCGCCGCGCAGCAGCTCCACCAGCATGCGGCCCATGCGGATCGCCTCGGCGGCCAGGTCGACGCGCTGGTCGCCGTAGCCCTGGTTGAAGATCAGGTAGAGCACCGCGAGGACGGTGCCGAGCCGGGCCGGCAGTAGCTCCTCGCCCGGCACCGCGAACGGGATCCCCGCCGCCTTGACCTTCGTGCGGGCCCGGGTGAGCCTGCGCTTCATCGTCTCCTCGGGCACGAGGAACGCCCGCGCGATCTCGGCGGTGGACAGCCCGCCGAGCGCGCGCAGCGTCAGTGCCACCCGGGCCTCCGCCGCCAGGGCCGGGTGGCAGCAGAGGAAGATCAGTTCGAGGCGTTCGTCGGGGATCGCGGTGGCGGGCATCGGCGTCTCCGGGGGCGGTGCCATGAGCTGGAGCTTCTCGGCGTGCCTGCGGTCGCGCCGGAGCCGGTCGATCGCCTTGTTGCGCCCGACCGTCACGAGCCACGCCCGCGGCTCGTCGGGCGGCCCGTCCCGGGCCCAGCGCTGTGCGGCGAGGGCGAACGCCTCCTGGGCGGCATCCTCCGCGACGTCGACGTCACGGCAGAAGCCGACCAGGGAGGCGACGACCCGGCCCCACTCGGCGCGGAAGATCTCGTCGATCACCGATTGATCTGGGCCAGCGGCCGTATCTCGACCGACCCGCCGAACCGCAGCGCCGGGACCCGGCCTGCCAGTTCGAGCACGCTGTCCAGGTCGGGCGCTTCCACCAGGAAGAAGCCGCCGAAGATCTCCTTGGTGTCGGCGAACGGGCCGTCGGTCAGGAGGAGCTCTCCATCGGCGATCCGGACGGTGGTGGCGGTCTCCGCGGGCTGGAGGTGTTCACCGCCGACCACGCGCGGGTCGCCGTGAACCCCATGTACTCGGCGGAGAGAGCGGCGCGCTCGTGCTCGTCGAGCGGGTCGTTCGCGCCGGGTCGTTCGTTGATCAGCAGTGCGTACCGCATCAGTTCTCCTTGCGCCGATCGGTTGTCGTGAGGGGGACGACCAGGTTCGCCCCGCGGGGACAGAGCGTTGATGTGGCGCCAGTCACAGGGACGTCGGCTGACACGACGGTGTCAGCCTCCGTTCCGTCAACCGTCACCCACAGTTTTCTTTCAGGCTCCAGAGCTAGCCTTGCGGCCGTCAACCGGTGTCAGACCGCGAACCGAGGTGTGAAGGCCCGCCATGTCCGAGCAGACGTACGACTTCGTGATCGTGGGCGGTGGTGCGGCTGGGTGCGTGCTCGCCAACCGGCTGAGCGCGGACCCGAACACCAAGGTCCTGCTCCTCGAAGCCGGCCGCCCCGACTACTGGTGGGACCTCGCCGTTCACCTGCCCCTCGCGATGGGCATGCCGGTCGGCAGCCCCGCCCACGACTGGCGCTACGTCGGCGAACCGGAGCCGAATCTTTCGGGCAGGCGGGTCGAGCACCCGCGTGGCAAGGTGCTCGGTGGCTCCACCAGCATCAACGGGATGCTCTACACCCGGGGCAACCGGGCGGACTACGACCGGTGGGGTCAGGAGACCGGCACCGACGAGTGGGACTACGCGCACTGCCTGCCCTACTTCCGGAGGCTGGAGCGCCGGGTCGGGGAGGCCGAGGACGCGTTCCGCGGGCGCAGCGGCCCGCACACCATCGCGCCGAGCCCGACCGACGGCCCTATCTTCGAGGCGTTCTTCGGTGCGGTCGGGCAGGCCGGCTACAAGGTCCTGAACGACACCAACGGTTCGGAGCAGGAGGGCTTCGCGCCGCTCGACCAAGGTGTTCGCGGCGGGCGGCGTGAGTCGGCTTCCCGGGCCTACCTGTGGCCGGTGCGTGGGCGTTCCAACCTCGACGTCCGGACCCGCGTGATGGTCACGAAGGTCGATATCGAGGGCGGCCGCGCGGTCGGCGTGCGGTTCCGCCACGGCGACGCCGAGACGGTCGTGCGGGCGGGCGAGGTGGTGCTGTCCGCGGGCGCGGTCGGCTCGCCGCAGATCCTGCAGCTGTCCGGGATCGGCGACAAGGCGCACCTCGAGGCGCTCGGCGTGCCCGTGGTGCAGCACCTGCCGGGGGTCGGCCAGTCACTGCAGGACCACTTCGCCGTGCACATCCAGCACACCTGCCTGCAGCCGGTGTCGATGGCGGCGGTCCGTCGCAAGTCGAAGTGGCCGAAGATCGTCGCCGAGGCGCTGCTGTTCGGCCGCGGGCCCGGCGCCTGGAACCCGATGCGGGTCGGCGGGTTCGTCCGCAGCTCGCCGGAGCAGGGCTACCCCGACCTGTTCTTCGTGCTCGCCCCGCTCGCCATGGCGAGCGAGGAGCGGTCGATGCCGGTCGACCAGCACGGCTACCAGATGCACGTCGAAGTGATGCGCTCCGGGGCACGGGGGTCCGTCCAGATCACGTCCGCCGATCCCGGCACCCACCCGTCGGTGCAGCTCAACTTCCTCTCCGGGCCCGAGGACCGCACGCGCTGGATCTCCGCCGTGCGGTTGGGCCGCGAGCTGCTCACCCAGCAGGCGATGCAGCACCTCGACGGCGGCGAGTGGCTGCCGGGCGCCGACGTCGGCACCGACGACGAGGTCATGGAGTGGGTGGCTCGCACCGGGCAGAGCGGTCTGCACCTGTCGTGCAGCGCGCGGATGGGCGCCGACGACGATGCGGTGCTCGACCAGGCGATGCGGGTGCGCGGCGTCGAGGGCCTGCGCGTGATCGACGCCGCCGCGTTCCCGTCGATCACCAACGCCAACACCTACGCGCCCACGCTGATGCTCGCGGAGAAGGCGGCCGACATCGTCCTCGGGAACACCCCGCTGGCACCGGAGTACCCGGCCGTGCCCTCGCAGGCGGGTGACCCCGCGGGCAATGCCTGACGCTCCCGCGGGTACATCGCGGCTGCGAGCGGTGCTCGCGGGGTGGCGCGCCCCGCAGCACCGCGACGGGCTCGCGCTCGTGCTCAGCTCGGGGCTCACCTCCGTCATCGGGCTGCTGTACTGGGTGGTGGCCGCGCGGCTGTTCCCGCCGGACGTCGTCGGCGTCAGCAACACGCTGATCTCGACGATGACGCTGATCGGCGTGGCCGCACAGCTCAACCTGGGCAACGCGCTGCTGCGGTTCGCACCGGTTGCCGAGCGCTCGGCCCGGCGCCTGGTGTTCACCTGCTACGCGGTGGGGGCGGTGGCCGCCGCCGTGGCAGGCGGGGTCTTCGCGCTCGGGGCCGGATGGTGGGCGCCCGAGCTGCAGCAGGCGGTCGGCGCGGGCCCGCTGGCCGCGTTCTTCGTGCTGTCCACGCCGATCTGGACCGTGTTCGTCATCCAGGACTACGTCCTGACCGCGGTCAAGCGGGCCACGATCGTGCCGTTGGAGAACCTGGTCTTCTCCCTGCTGAAGATCGCGCTGCTCGGGGTGGGGGCGCTGGTCGCGTTCGGCGGGGCGATCGCCGTGTCGTGGATCGTGGCCACCGCGCTGATCGTGCTCGCCATCACGGCGTACCTGCTGAGGGTGCTGCCCGCGCGCGACGAGCCTCCCGCCACCTCACCGGTGCGGCCCCGCGACGTCGCCCGGTTCGTGTCGGCCGACTGGACCGGCGGGCTGTTCACCAATGCCGTCGAGTTCGGCCTGCCGCTGCTCGTCCTCGTGACGCTCGGTGCCGAGCAGGCCGCGACGTTCGGCGTGGCGTGGGCGATCGCGTATGGGCTCTACCTCGTGTCGCACGGGATGGGGCAGTCGCTCGTGGCGCACGTGGCGGCCGATCCCGCGGCGCTGGAGGCCGCCCGCCGCGGCACGGTGACCAGGTCGCTCGCCCTGATCCTGCCCGCGGCTCTCGTCATCGTCCCCGGCGCAGGGCTGATCCTCTCGATCTTCGGTGAGCACTACGCCGCCACCGGTACCACGCTGCTCGCGCTCGCCTCGCTCTCGGCCGTGCCGAACGTCATCGTCACCGCCGCGCTCTTCGGCGCCCGCGTGCAGCAGCAGCGGGCTGTGCTGGTCGGCGTGCCGGCGGCGGTCGCAGTGCTGGTCATCCCGCCTGCGCTGGTGCTCATGCCGACGCTGGGGCTCGCCGGGGTGGGCGTCGCGCTGCTGGTGGGGCAGTCGGTGGTGGCCGTCGCCATCCTGATCCGTCATTGGATCAGCCGCCGCGCGTGAGCCGGTGGAGCCAGACCTTCGGTAACCGGGTCGGGGAGGTCTGTACCGATGCCCAGTGCGGGCGGGCGGCCGCGAGGAACTCGGCGGTCAGCGGGCGCTCCGGGTCGCTGATCCACACCTGCCCGCCGTCGGCCACGAGCCGGGGGAGGAGGGCGTGCATCTCGTCCACGTTGCGCTGGCCGTACAGGACGTCGGAGGCGAGCACGAGCTGGAACGGGCCCCGTGCGACGAGGTCGTCGGGGTCATCCCACGCGCACCGGGCGGTCTCGATGCTCGCCCCGTTCTGCTCGGCGTTCACCGCGGCGAACGCGAGCGCGTCGGCGGAGCGGTCGGTGGCGAGCACCCGCGCCCCCGCGAGCGCAGCGGCCACGGCGGGCAGGCCCAGCCCGCAGCCCAGCTCCACGGCGCGGGTTCCGGTCCAGTCGCGCGCCGACACGGCGTGGGCCAGCTCGATCCCGCTTGGCCACAGCTCCGCCCAGTACGGCGGGTAGGCCTGGTCGGCGGCGACGTCGTCCTCGTAGAGCAGTGCAGCGGGCTCGCGCGGGTGCACGAACCGGATCCGCCCGTGGTGCAGGTCGATGGTGCCCGCCAGTAGGTCGAGCCGCGGGTCGGCGGGTTCCGGTCGCCGGGCGAGCTCCGCGGGGGTCGGCATCGACTGATCCATCACGCCAGTATCCTTGACAACTTTTCTTGTCGGTGAGACGGTCGGAGCGTGCAGGAACTCACCGTCATCGACGACCCGGCGGCCGCGGGCGTCTCGCTCGACCCGATCCGCTCCCGGCTGCTCGCACTGCTGGCCGAGCCGGGCTCAGCGAGCAGCCTCGCGGGCACGGTCGGGCTGGCCCGGCAGAAGGTCAACTACCACCTGCGCACGCTGGAACAGCACGGCCTGATCGAGCTGGTCGCAGAGCGGCGCAAGGGCAACATGACCGAGCGGGTCCTGCAGGCCACCGCCGCGAGCTACGTGATTTCGCCCGCGGCGCTCGGCGCCGTCGCTCCGGATCCCGGACGGGCGCCGGACCGGCTCTCCGCCCGCTGGCTCATCGCCGTGGCCGCGCGGACCGTGCGGGAGGTCGGCGAGCTGCTCGCGGGTGCGACCAAGGCCGGGAAGCGGCTGGCGACGTTCGCGATCGACGCCGAGGTGCGGTTCGCCTCCGCTGCCGACCGGGCGGCCTTCGCCGACGAGCTCGCGCACGCCGTCACGGCGCTGGTCGGCAAGTACCACGACGAGAGCGCCCCTTCCGGGCGCCGGCACCGGGTGGTGGTGGCGATCCACCCCGAGCTGAAGGCGAACCGGTCATGACGGAGCGGCGGCTGGAGAAGCACGTCGAGCTGGATGCGACCCCCGACGAGGTGTGGCAGGCCATCGCGACGGGGCCCGGGATCGCCACCTGGTTCGTCCCGCACGAGGTGGAGCCCCGCCCGGGAGGCACCGTCGAGCAGGACTACGGCGGCGGATTCACCACGCGGGGCCGGGTCAGCGCGTGGGAGCCGGGGCGCCGGTTCGC encodes:
- a CDS encoding lipopolysaccharide biosynthesis protein, with translation MPDAPAGTSRLRAVLAGWRAPQHRDGLALVLSSGLTSVIGLLYWVVAARLFPPDVVGVSNTLISTMTLIGVAAQLNLGNALLRFAPVAERSARRLVFTCYAVGAVAAAVAGGVFALGAGWWAPELQQAVGAGPLAAFFVLSTPIWTVFVIQDYVLTAVKRATIVPLENLVFSLLKIALLGVGALVAFGGAIAVSWIVATALIVLAITAYLLRVLPARDEPPATSPVRPRDVARFVSADWTGGLFTNAVEFGLPLLVLVTLGAEQAATFGVAWAIAYGLYLVSHGMGQSLVAHVAADPAALEAARRGTVTRSLALILPAALVIVPGAGLILSIFGEHYAATGTTLLALASLSAVPNVIVTAALFGARVQQQRAVLVGVPAAVAVLVIPPALVLMPTLGLAGVGVALLVGQSVVAVAILIRHWISRRA
- a CDS encoding RNA polymerase sigma factor → MIDEIFRAEWGRVVASLVGFCRDVDVAEDAAQEAFALAAQRWARDGPPDEPRAWLVTVGRNKAIDRLRRDRRHAEKLQLMAPPPETPMPATAIPDERLELIFLCCHPALAAEARVALTLRALGGLSTAEIARAFLVPEETMKRRLTRARTKVKAAGIPFAVPGEELLPARLGTVLAVLYLIFNQGYGDQRVDLAAEAIRMGRMLVELLRGEPEPRALLALMLLHDARRDARTRDGELVLLPDQDRSRWNAAQIAEGRALLPGTGGPYALQAAIAALQTEDPIDWQAVAERYAALGELTGSAVVELNRAVAVAETSGPRAALTVVEAIAADLDGYRYLHSTRAELLRRLGDLPAARTAYRRALDLTTTGVERRFLERRLAEM
- a CDS encoding glycoside hydrolase family 2 protein, coding for MTEVPRPEHPRPTCVRPGWRNLNGQWEFEIDQGDSGLERGLRDRRLTGTITVPFAPESQASGVHVTDFLEAVWYARTVEIPAEWARSRVLLHFGAVDHDATVWVDGAEVARHRGGFTPFTADLGVRAGERVRIVVRARDTRHGPQARGKQSTEHANAGCHYTRTTGIWQTVWLEAVPEVHVRRVRVTPNLAAGTLSVEAPVTANRPGHRIVAELADADGPVARAEARADLDLTPAVQLTIPKNRLRPWSPEDPHLYDLRVMLVDAVGGTVDDVTSYAGIRSVAIDGRALRLNGRPVFQRLVLDQGYWPETLMTAPSDDALVRDIELAMAAGFNGARLHQKVFEERFLYHADRLGYLVWGEFGDWGARVGDEQLPTASFVTQWLEVLARDHNHPAIVGWCPLNETWQVLHDRITVLDDVTRAMFLATKLADPTRPALDASGYSHRVPETDVYDSHDYEQDPARFAEQVGGLAGGQPYVNRHDGHPISLPYAGQPYFVSEFGGIWWDPDAAEADGENRGESWGYGTRVRDEAGFHERFAGLTGALLADPEMFGYCYTQLTDLMQERNGIYRFDRSTKLDVEAVRKAQLRPTAYELSDRSGPSGPEM
- a CDS encoding methyltransferase, coding for MPTPAELARRPEPADPRLDLLAGTIDLHHGRIRFVHPREPAALLYEDDVAADQAYPPYWAELWPSGIELAHAVSARDWTGTRAVELGCGLGLPAVAAALAGARVLATDRSADALAFAAVNAEQNGASIETARCAWDDPDDLVARGPFQLVLASDVLYGQRNVDEMHALLPRLVADGGQVWISDPERPLTAEFLAAARPHWASVQTSPTRLPKVWLHRLTRGG
- a CDS encoding YciI family protein, which gives rise to MVGGEHLQPAETATTVRIADGELLLTDGPFADTKEIFGGFFLVEAPDLDSVLELAGRVPALRFGGSVEIRPLAQINR
- a CDS encoding choline dehydrogenase, coding for MSEQTYDFVIVGGGAAGCVLANRLSADPNTKVLLLEAGRPDYWWDLAVHLPLAMGMPVGSPAHDWRYVGEPEPNLSGRRVEHPRGKVLGGSTSINGMLYTRGNRADYDRWGQETGTDEWDYAHCLPYFRRLERRVGEAEDAFRGRSGPHTIAPSPTDGPIFEAFFGAVGQAGYKVLNDTNGSEQEGFAPLDQGVRGGRRESASRAYLWPVRGRSNLDVRTRVMVTKVDIEGGRAVGVRFRHGDAETVVRAGEVVLSAGAVGSPQILQLSGIGDKAHLEALGVPVVQHLPGVGQSLQDHFAVHIQHTCLQPVSMAAVRRKSKWPKIVAEALLFGRGPGAWNPMRVGGFVRSSPEQGYPDLFFVLAPLAMASEERSMPVDQHGYQMHVEVMRSGARGSVQITSADPGTHPSVQLNFLSGPEDRTRWISAVRLGRELLTQQAMQHLDGGEWLPGADVGTDDEVMEWVARTGQSGLHLSCSARMGADDDAVLDQAMRVRGVEGLRVIDAAAFPSITNANTYAPTLMLAEKAADIVLGNTPLAPEYPAVPSQAGDPAGNA
- a CDS encoding helix-turn-helix domain-containing protein, with amino-acid sequence MQELTVIDDPAAAGVSLDPIRSRLLALLAEPGSASSLAGTVGLARQKVNYHLRTLEQHGLIELVAERRKGNMTERVLQATAASYVISPAALGAVAPDPGRAPDRLSARWLIAVAARTVREVGELLAGATKAGKRLATFAIDAEVRFASAADRAAFADELAHAVTALVGKYHDESAPSGRRHRVVVAIHPELKANRS
- a CDS encoding APC family permease, with protein sequence MTDIGFVKALGRWDTLAVGFGAMIGFGWVVLVGGWLEDAGTLGAALAFVAGGLVMTLVGLAYAELVSAMPKAGGEHNYALRAMGSRPAFVTSWAIVLGYVSVVAFEAVALPQTVLYLAPDMLVGRLWSVAGYDVYATWALVGIVGAIVITWINYIGIRPASIAQTIAVVFLIGVGLVLLTGTFVGGEVRHFDPWFTGGLAGFISVLVATPFLFVGFDVIPQSAEEINLPQRQVGKLLVVSVLMATAFYIVVVLSVSSALPHSELAAAELAAADGMTALWDSPAMGTLLILGGIAGILTSWNGFLIGASRIIYAMAESGMLPRWFAYLHPRYRTPTRAILVVGGLSVIAPLFGRPMLVWLVDAGGINIVIAFLLVSVSFLVLRRREPDMPRPFRVPAGPVVGWAAVVLSLGLAVLYLPGMPAALVWPAEWLIVGIWWLVGLWFVLRLPRVGAGPDAEERLMEATARR
- a CDS encoding class I SAM-dependent methyltransferase is translated as MTGIHPSNADAATAWDGPAGDIWADHADQFDAGVARFMQPFLEAAAIERTMHVLDVGCGNGLTTREAARRAAAVTGVDLSARMLDIARRRAAADGLANVSFVRADVQVADLGQARYDRVISRNGVMFFGDPVAAFANLARALKPEGRMVLLVWQGMVENHWFTAFRSAVPGPLPPPDGPGPFALGDPDRVRTLLTAAGFAEPELRGVREPTYYGPDVATAERYVSTMLGGLLAELDDAGRAEATAALHTTLEEHMGPDGVTYPSAMWIITAVRAGS